A genomic window from Quercus lobata isolate SW786 chromosome 10, ValleyOak3.0 Primary Assembly, whole genome shotgun sequence includes:
- the LOC115964034 gene encoding peptidyl-tRNA hydrolase, mitochondrial-like: protein MSFGFGGCFSSISSISTTTTRFVPICYRWFGSFNLDCNKTLITRLSLSDWTSSSSSFASMSTTSTTTTASSPTERPVVESPKPKQQPWLIVGLGNPGKKYQSTRHNVGFEMVDAIAEAEGISISSVSFKALLGKGFIGDVPVMLAKPQTFMNASGESVGAIVSYYKIPLKQVLVIFDDLDLPFAKLRLLPKGGHGGHNGMRSVIDHFKGNRDFPRLRIGIGRPPGKMDSINYVLRPFSKQEREELNFTFQDGLEAVRILLLEGFNKSATFVNSAKPLEQLG, encoded by the exons ATGAGTTTTGGGTTCGGTGGTTGTTTCAGTAGTATATCATCAATCAGCACCACCACCACACGTTTTGTTCCTATTTGCTACCGTTGGTTTGGTTCTTTTAACCTTGACTGTAACAAAACCCTAATAACTCGTTTGTCTTTGTCGGATTGGActagttcttcttcttcttttgcttcaaTGTCAACGACATCCACAACCACCACAGCTTCTTCGCCCACTGAACGACCGGTCGTAGAGTCCCCAAAGCCCAAGCAGCAGCCCTGGCTCATTGTTGGCCTCGGTAACCCCGGCAAGAAGTACCAATCCACTCGCCACAAT GTGGGCTTTGAGATGGTGGATGCTATAGCTGAAGCTGAAGGGATATCAATAAGCAGTGTTTCCTTCAAAGCTCTGTTAGGAAAAG GTTTTATTGGAGATGTTCCTGTTATGCTTGCTAAACCCCAAACTTTCATGAATGCAAGTGGTGAGTCT GTTGGGGCTATCGTTTCTTATTACAAGATTCCGTTAAAGCAAGTTCTTGTG ATTTTTGATGACTTAGATTTGCCATTTGCAAAATTGCGGCTATTGCCAAAAGGTGGACATGGAGGACATAacgg GATGAGGAGTGTCATTGATCACTTCAAAGGGAACCGTGATTTTCCTCGTTTAAGAATTG GTATTGGACGGCCTCCTGGGAAGATGGATTCCATCAACTATGTTCTCCGCCCCTTCAGTAAACAAGAACGTGAAGAG ttaAATTTTACATTTCAAGATGGGCTGGAAGCAGTTCGAATCCTTTTGCTGGAGGGATTTAATAAAAGTGCCACATTTGTTAACAGTGCCAAACCCTTGGAACAACTGGGTTAA
- the LOC115962536 gene encoding protein NRT1/ PTR FAMILY 5.10-like: MATETPLLLDTIEKAADYKGRPVLRSNSGGWRSASFIIGVEVAERFAYNGIGCNLIMYLTEQLGQSTATAAVNVNTWSGTALLLPLLGAFIADSYLGRYRTIIIASCIYILGLGLLTLSVLPSLIKSNHMDTLKVRLCSSELQVILFFISLYLVAVGQGGYKPCVQAFGAEKFDGEDPVECKAKSSFFNWWYFGLCAGTFVAMLIISYVQDNLSWGLGFGIPCIVMIIAFGVFLLGTRTYRYSISIKEEKNPFVRIGQVFLAAIKNWQTTPSEIAFEEEACRTLRHYDSEKFQFLNKALHGKVCTVNQVEEAKAVLRLVPIWATSLIFAIVTAQTATFFTKQGATLDRTIFLGFEIPAASLQSYIGLSTVLFIPMYDCIFVPIARVFTRKPSGITMLQRIGIGMLLYAICIVVAALVEIKRLKTAKEFGLIDMPHVTIPMSVWWLLPQYVLSGIAEVFLMIGLQEFFYDQVPIELRSMGLALYLSIFGVGSFLSSFLVFVIEEATSGFGIDSWCADNLNRAHLDYFYWLLARLCAIAFTAYLHFAKSYIYNRQSTI, translated from the exons ATGGCCACTGAAACTCCATTGCTATTAGACACAATTGAAAAGGCCGCAGACTACAAAGGCCGACCTGTCCTGAGATCCAACTCTGGTGGTTGGAGGTCTGCAAGTTTCATCATAG GTGTGGAAGTGGCGGAGAGGTTTGCGTATAATGGGATTGGCTGCAACCTGATAATGTATTTGACTGAGCAGCTGGGTCAGTCAACAGCCACTGCAGCTGTGAACGTCAACACCTGGTCAGGAACTGCGTTGTTGCTTCCACTCTTGGGAGCCTTCATAGCTGATTCTTATCTGGGCCGCTATCGCACCATTATTATTGCTTCTTGCATTTACATTCTG GGACTGGGCCTGCTGACTCTGTCAGTGCTTCCTTCTCTCATCAAATCTAATCACATGGACACCCTCAAAGTTAGATTATGTTCTTCTGAGCTCCAAGTGATTTTATTCTTCATCTCTCTATATCTAGTAGCAGTTGGGCAAGGTGGATACAAGCCTTGTGTACAAGCTTTTGGAGCCGAAAAGTTTGATGGAGAAGATCCAGTGGAATGCAAAGCCAAAAGCTCATTCTTCAATTGGTGGTATTTTGGTCTATGTGCAGGTACTTTTGTAGCAATGTTGATCATAAGCTATGTACAAGACAACCTTAGTTGGGGTCTAGGATTTGGAATACCTTGTATTGTGATGATCATTGCCTTTGGTGTCTTCTTGCTTGGTACTAGAACTTATCGATATAGTATTAGTATCAAAGAGGAGAAAAACCCATTTGTAAGAATTGGTCAGGTGTTTCTTGCTGCAATTAAAAATTGGCAGACTACACCATCAGAAATAGCATTTGAAGAGGAGGCTTGCAGAACCCTGCGACACTATGATTCTGAGAAATTCCA ATTCCTTAACAAAGCCTTGCACGGTAAGGTTTGTACTGTCAATCAAGTTGAAGAAGCAAAGGCAGTTCTTCGGCTTGTTCCAATCTGGGCTACTAGCTTGATTTTTGCTATTGTGACGGCACAGACTGCAACTTTTTTTACCAAGCAAGGTGCCACCCTTGACCGAACAATTTTTCTTGGCTTTGAGATACCAGCTGCCTCACTACAATCCTATATTGGTTTGTCCACAGTTCTATTCATTCCCATGTATGACTGCATTTTTGTTCCTATAGCAAGAGTTTTCACTAGGAAACCATCTGGGATAACTATGTTACAGAGAATTGGAATTGGGATGCTTTTATATGCTATTTGCATTGTAGTTGCAGCTTTAGTTGAAATAAAAAGGCTGAAAACTGCTAAGGAATTTGGGCTGATTGATATGCCACATGTGACTATACCAATGAGTGTGTGGTGGCTTCTTCCTCAATatgttctgtcaggcattgctGAGGTTTTTCTCATGATTGGTCTTCAAGAATTTTTCTATGATCAAGTTCCAATTGAATTAAGGAGCATGGGTCTCGCTCTTTATCTCAGCATTTTTGGggttggaagttttttaagcaGCTTTCTTGTCTTTGTCATTGAGGAAGCTACTAGTGGATTTGGCATAGATAGTTGGTGTGCTGATAATCTTAATCGGGCACATCTTGACTATTTTTATTGGCTACTTGCAAGACTCTGTGCAATTGCATTCACTGCCTACTTGCATTTTGCAAAATCTTATATTTATAATAGACAAAGTACAATTTAA